The window GCGGAAAAGGAATGGAAGCAAATAAGAGGACTAAAAGCAGATAACATGAACATATACGAAAGGTTGGACAGATATCGCGGGATTACAAAACAAAGTCCGAATATTCCTATGCGGATACTTTACAACACATCAGGCACATATTTAACTGCGGCGATAGTAGAAAATAAATCTATAGAATTTGAAATAGATGGTCAAGTTATTCTAATAAATAACTTCATAACCGACTGTAAGACTTATTATCATGAGACAGAAAATATTTTTGTGGCGGACTTTCTTGCCGCTTTTCTCAATTCTCCTGAAATTGATAAGCTCATTAAACCGATGCAAAGCAGAGGTTTATGGGGTCCAAGAGATATTCATAAAAAAGTCTTCGATCTTCCCATACCGCAATTTGCCCCGGAAGATTCGGCGCATCGGAAACTGGTGGAATTGGGGGAGAAGTGCCGTAAAAAGGTGCAGGTATGGCAGAAGGAACAGCAAAATATTACGGGAACCAACATCGGCGCCGCGCGGTCAAAGGTACGATTGTTTCTTAAAGAAGAATTGAATGAAATTAATCAACTGGTAAAACAGATACTTGCCAATTAATACCAAAACTTTTCAATAAAAGGAGAGATTTCATGCCGAAACGATGGACTCACGATGAGGAGGATTTTCTTCTGGATCATTTTGAGAGCATGTCACGTGAGGAACTGGCTGACAGGTTTGAAGTGACGGTTAAATCGGTATCGGACAAAGTTCGACGTTTGCAGAGGTCAAAAGGCGGCAAAGGCGAAGAACCCGGCGCCAAAGAAGACCCTCTCAAAAAGTATGGTTCGGTTGGCCGTACTTTTGTAGTCGAAAATATCAAGCATATCGACTATCATGACATTGCGGATTTGATAGGCGTCCCGGCAGAAGAACTCCGTGAAGCGGTGGAAAATTCCGGAATAAAACTTCCGATTGAAAAAGCACGGCCCTGGAACGAAATTCCGGTGGGGTCATACAAGACGCTGAAAGACTGCGCCCGCTGTCAGGTACAGAGCAGGCACAGCACTTTCGTGGTTGGTTTCAGGGATTGCCATATATGCTGTGAAGAAAATATAAAACACTGGATAGAGATGAATGAGATAATACGGCTTACATTTACCACCAACGAATAGGGTGGGGGAGGGGGACGCCTTCTTGAGCGCCTGAAAGGCCGCGCTGTTTGTCCGGGTATTGCAGCAAATTCCCCTCTCATCACGGTCCATATAACTCAAGCTGATGAAGTTTCGGCCCGGCAATTTTCCCGGCATAATGGAATGACTCTGTAAGGAGCAGGAAGGAAACGATTACTGCCAGTGCGATTAATACGGCTGAAATCCAGTGCCGGGGGCGAAATCGTTTCAAAGCCGGGGCAAAGGCGATCAGCCCGAATGCGGCCGAAATGACGATGATAGCGTCCAGACTGGCACGCTGCCAATAACCTCCTTGACCCGGGCAATGATGAATGTCAGGAGAAAACTGACCAGCACCCTGCGGGCGAGATGAGTGACAACCTGCGATGATTGCATAAGAAAAATCCCCTTTTCTTATGAGATAATTCACCGGTTATAGGGCAATACAGTTCATTTAACCACGAAAATCACGAAAAACACGAAATTTGCTTTTTGATAAAATCATTTTTTGTGCCTTTCGTGTGGTTCGTGGTTTAAAAATCTTGTACTTTTTCGTTAAAGTGAACCGTATTGGGTTATAGGGAGTATATACAAATCATTAGGGAATAAGATGTCAAGATGTTTCTGGTGAGGGTAATAAAAAGCCTGTGCTCTTTCGAGCAACAGGCCTTTTCATCATTGCAAAACGTAAGGAGAAATCGGAAATTACTTGATGAGGAGCATCTTCCGGGTTGCACTGATTCCGTTTCCGGTAACACGATAGAAGTAAATGCCCGATCCGAAACGGCTTCCGTTAAATACCACCCGGTGCACACCGGCGGGCAGGGCGCCGTCAACCAGACGAACCACTTCCTGCCCAACCATGTTATAAACACTCAGTTGTACATGCCCCGCGGCAGGGAGCTGGAACTGGATAGTAGTTGAGGGGTTGAACGGATTCGGAACATTCTGCTCCAGTTTGAAAACCAGCGGGACTTCGGCCTCTCCAACCGCAGTCGGCACAGCGCTCTCAAAAAGACCAAAGCTGCTGAAGCTCGAAGTGGTGGCCACCACGAAGTTGTTAACCGTATCCACCCGGCTTTCCAGAATTTCCCACTTGGGGTTGTCAGCCTTGTCATCCCAGTGCGCGATGACCAGTTTTTCCACCGCTGCAGGGCTTGACAAATCCTCGGGTTTGAAATATATCCGGATGGTCGCATTTTCCATGTTGTCACGGATATCGGCGTCAGCGTCCACCTCCACCATCTTGACGAAGCGTTTGTTATCGAGCGGTTTATGGAGATTATCCATGATCTCTGTGACCAGTATCTGTCCGGAAACATCGGTATTCCTGGTTACGATGTTGACACTGGCCTGCTGGGTTGATTTCATGTCGATCACCATTTCATTCGAATGGCCGTTCGCATCGATCCTTTGACTGACAACTGGAGACGCAACCACCAGAACGGTAATATAATCGCTTACATCACCCGGTTTCAGGCCCGTTACGGAACATGTCGCGTAGCGGAGGGAAGCGCGGATAGAATATTTCCCGCCGGTCTCCTTTACCTGCCCTTTAAGAACGACCTGCCGGACGAATGACCTGGACTCTCCGGCCTGCAATGTTATAGGAAGCGGCGCCGGGACGACATCAAGAGCTTTTTTAGTTCCTCCTACGGACCCTCCTTCGGACTGGACGACAGGAAGAATTTTGATTGGTTGTTCGTTCTGAAGTTCCAGGTACCAGTCAACGTAATTATCGTTCGCGAATGTGAATGTAACTGCATCCTTGAGAGTATTCGTAACCCTGAATGTTGCCCTTACCTGTGAGTCAGGCTTGTACACTGTCTGGTCGGTCCCGATGTAAATGGAGAGCCCTAGGAGATTGTGAATTTTGTAGTTGAAATCCTTTTCGGTAATAATCTGCACCGGTTTCAGGACGGGCTTCAACTGGGTTTCTTTCGTCAAGGTTCTGATGGTTTCGTTGTACGTGTAATACTTATCCTTTACGACAGTAACCGTATAAAACACTCCCACAGGCACACCAGTGATCGTGAACAAGCCCTTTTCATCGCTGGTGGCGGAAAACTCTGTCTTGTCCGTCGTAGGGAGGGAGGATAGCTGTGCATCGTAACTCTTGGGCATAACAGCCGTAAGTTTGATCACCGCACCCTGCAGCGGGACAAAAGCGACGGGGGATGCCGATTGTTCGGGAGTATAACCGTATACAATTCCCGATACGATTCCGAGAGAGTACTGACTGGTAACCGTGAATTTGGCGGAAGCCATACCGTCATAGCCCCGGAGACCGGCGTACAAAGTGTATGATCCCGGTGATAGAGTGCGGATGTCAGCGGTATGTTTCATGTCGAAGGTGACCGACTGGCCCGCACCGATTTTCAATTCCTTCACCGGAGCCATGATTTCTATGTTGTCCTGGGAAAATACCATATCATTTATGGCATATTTCACCGTCATCACGTTGATGGCCAGGGTTACCTCTGCGGTTGTTTTATTGGTAGCTGTCAGGGTGAACAGAATCGGCTCGCCCATGGAGTAGCTCTCCTTGTCGGTCTTTACCGCGAGAATCACTCCGGCGGGGAGGGCAGTAAGGTTATAGTTGACTATAAAACCGCGGCTGGCTGTAACCTTTGTCCCAACCATGTAAGCGGTAACGATATGTTTTCCCGGCGGGACAGCAAAATCTTTAGCGGTATGGGTGAATGGCCATTGTTTGAATTCACCTGCGGGAATAGTGACATCAGTTAAAACGGTAGTGGAAGCATGGTTTTTGGAATAAACATAAGAGCCGTCGATGAAGTAATCCATCTGAAGTCCACTGGTGAATTTCTGGGTGACAGGCTTGTCGCTCCCGTTTTTCACCGAGACGGTAATTTTGATGTCTTCTCCGGCTTTATATGTTTCTTTGTCAAGCGAAACCTCCATGCGCAACGGCGACGGTGGCTCCGGCACATAAATCTTGACCAGTTGATTTGTGCGAGCCCCGGCGATGGTGTCCCGAGTACGCTGGATACAGCCCACTCCGGGAGCAAACCATTCGTCCACATAGGCAGCGTCCGCGAACCCAGGACGGGTGATGTTGAAATGGACACATCCATTGAATTCACCGTAAGGGACTTTCATCACCACGTCTTTTTCGACAAGCGTCATTACGGCGCCATCGTTGATATCCTTCATTTCAGCCGGCATAGGGGGCCTGGTATCTGTACCGGCAGCAACAGGTTTTACTGCGACAGCTTCCCAGGTCATTTTCCATGTTGCTTTGGCAGTAGCGCCGAAATCATACCACAGGCGGCGGTAGCCTTCTTTCCATTCGTAAATTTTATTGCCGTCACGGTAAAAGACACGTCTTGAGAAATTATAGTTCTCAAAAACATAAGCTTGGAGAACCGTGGAGGTGTTCTCAACCTTCACAAGAGAAACGATCCTATCGGCGCTTGCGTCGTCGTATGACCAGATCCGGCCCATATCGAGCGGGAACAAGACAGGCTCGTCTGCGGCAAAAGCCTGCGCCCCGCAGAGGAGCATGAAGAAGGGGATGATTACCAAGAGCTTACGCATGTTCATTACCTCCATTAAAAAATGTTTTTCTCAGCCATTTACAATCGAAGTTGTTCCATTCTTGCACGACCTCAGTAATATAATAAATGGAAATCAATAAAC is drawn from Candidatus Latescibacter sp. and contains these coding sequences:
- a CDS encoding BsuPI-related putative proteinase inhibitor: MRKLLVIIPFFMLLCGAQAFAADEPVLFPLDMGRIWSYDDASADRIVSLVKVENTSTVLQAYVFENYNFSRRVFYRDGNKIYEWKEGYRRLWYDFGATAKATWKMTWEAVAVKPVAAGTDTRPPMPAEMKDINDGAVMTLVEKDVVMKVPYGEFNGCVHFNITRPGFADAAYVDEWFAPGVGCIQRTRDTIAGARTNQLVKIYVPEPPSPLRMEVSLDKETYKAGEDIKITVSVKNGSDKPVTQKFTSGLQMDYFIDGSYVYSKNHASTTVLTDVTIPAGEFKQWPFTHTAKDFAVPPGKHIVTAYMVGTKVTASRGFIVNYNLTALPAGVILAVKTDKESYSMGEPILFTLTATNKTTAEVTLAINVMTVKYAINDMVFSQDNIEIMAPVKELKIGAGQSVTFDMKHTADIRTLSPGSYTLYAGLRGYDGMASAKFTVTSQYSLGIVSGIVYGYTPEQSASPVAFVPLQGAVIKLTAVMPKSYDAQLSSLPTTDKTEFSATSDEKGLFTITGVPVGVFYTVTVVKDKYYTYNETIRTLTKETQLKPVLKPVQIITEKDFNYKIHNLLGLSIYIGTDQTVYKPDSQVRATFRVTNTLKDAVTFTFANDNYVDWYLELQNEQPIKILPVVQSEGGSVGGTKKALDVVPAPLPITLQAGESRSFVRQVVLKGQVKETGGKYSIRASLRYATCSVTGLKPGDVSDYITVLVVASPVVSQRIDANGHSNEMVIDMKSTQQASVNIVTRNTDVSGQILVTEIMDNLHKPLDNKRFVKMVEVDADADIRDNMENATIRIYFKPEDLSSPAAVEKLVIAHWDDKADNPKWEILESRVDTVNNFVVATTSSFSSFGLFESAVPTAVGEAEVPLVFKLEQNVPNPFNPSTTIQFQLPAAGHVQLSVYNMVGQEVVRLVDGALPAGVHRVVFNGSRFGSGIYFYRVTGNGISATRKMLLIK